A region of Candidatus Auribacterota bacterium DNA encodes the following proteins:
- a CDS encoding ORF6N domain-containing protein has product MDKAKKTSLIPANRIENVIILIRGQKVILDVELAYLYGVPTKRLNEQVKRNRTRFPEDFMFQLSRDEFVNLKSHFATTSSGWGGTRKPPYAFTEHGAIMAATVLNSPLAIEMSIFVVRAFVKLRRIIASHVELARKLKEMEKTYDAQFKVVFDAIRELMSPLEKPKRLIGFHAEP; this is encoded by the coding sequence ATGGATAAAGCAAAAAAGACTTCTTTGATTCCGGCAAACCGCATCGAAAATGTGATCATTTTGATAAGAGGGCAGAAGGTAATTCTTGATGTTGAGTTGGCTTATCTCTATGGCGTGCCTACAAAGCGTCTTAACGAACAGGTCAAGCGTAATAGAACCCGCTTTCCAGAGGATTTTATGTTTCAATTAAGCCGTGATGAATTTGTTAACTTGAAGTCGCATTTTGCGACCACAAGTTCAGGGTGGGGTGGAACGCGCAAGCCACCCTATGCCTTTACAGAACATGGCGCGATCATGGCAGCTACAGTGCTTAATTCACCGCTTGCAATAGAAATGAGTATTTTTGTTGTCCGTGCGTTTGTGAAACTGCGGAGAATAATAGCCAGTCACGTCGAATTAGCACGCAAGTTGAAAGAAATGGAGAAGACGTACGATGCTCAATTCAAAGTGGTATTCGATGCCATTCGCGAGCTCATGTCCCCGCTGGAAAAGCCGAAACGCCTGATTGGCTTTCACGCGGAGCCATGA
- a CDS encoding formate--tetrahydrofolate ligase: MKSNLQIEQSIEKWHISRVAEKLGLTEEDYDYHGKYIAKVYASLLQKKRRAPSGKLILVTAITPTPAGEGKTTTTIGLGDAFARLGMRSCICLREPSLGPYFGIKGGGTGSGYAQVVPAEDINLHFAGDMYAVTKANNLLSAMIDNHLQHGNSLRIDPRRISWKRIMDLNDRALREIFVGLGGVMHGIPRKDGFDITPASEVMAILCLSMDYGDLIERLKRITIGSTYTGEPVTAEQIKADGSMAVLLRDAIHPNLVQTIEHTPAFVHGGAFANIAHGCNSAVATKLALKLADVVVTEAGFGSELGAEKFFDIKCRIAKLTPSAAVIVATTRAMRYQGYDSLAKGMDNLRKHIENVRHFGIPIVVAVNRFEGDSRRDLTAIISACHRAGVRAAISTVHEKGGQGGIALAEAVLEAVEKNRAQFKFLYPLNLPIKKKIELIAHEMYGAKGVDYELSANLDIQRIEKLGYGNLSVCMAKTQKSLSDDPAVRGRPRNFSINVNQVRLAAGAGFVVAIIGNIMTMPGLPKYPAAERIKIDRSGRVLGLS; the protein is encoded by the coding sequence ATGAAGAGCAATCTCCAGATCGAGCAGAGCATTGAGAAATGGCACATATCCCGCGTCGCCGAGAAACTCGGGCTCACCGAGGAGGACTATGATTATCACGGCAAATACATCGCCAAGGTCTACGCCAGCCTGCTCCAGAAGAAGAGGAGAGCGCCCTCCGGAAAGCTCATCCTCGTCACCGCGATAACGCCGACGCCCGCGGGAGAAGGGAAAACGACCACGACCATAGGCCTCGGCGACGCGTTTGCACGCCTGGGGATGCGGAGCTGCATCTGCCTCCGCGAGCCCTCCCTGGGGCCGTATTTCGGGATCAAAGGCGGCGGAACCGGGAGCGGCTACGCGCAGGTCGTTCCCGCCGAGGATATCAACCTCCATTTCGCCGGCGACATGTACGCCGTTACGAAAGCCAACAACCTCCTCTCCGCCATGATCGACAACCATCTCCAGCACGGCAACAGCCTCCGCATCGACCCGAGGAGGATCAGCTGGAAGAGGATCATGGACCTGAACGACAGGGCGCTGCGCGAGATCTTCGTCGGCCTCGGCGGCGTGATGCACGGCATCCCGCGGAAAGACGGCTTTGATATCACGCCCGCCTCAGAGGTGATGGCCATCCTCTGTCTCTCGATGGACTACGGAGACCTGATCGAGCGGCTGAAGCGGATCACCATCGGCTCGACGTACACGGGAGAGCCGGTGACCGCGGAGCAGATAAAGGCAGATGGGTCCATGGCGGTGCTGCTCCGCGATGCCATACACCCGAACCTCGTCCAGACGATCGAGCACACGCCCGCCTTCGTCCACGGCGGCGCGTTCGCGAATATCGCGCACGGCTGCAACAGCGCCGTCGCGACAAAACTGGCGCTCAAGCTTGCGGACGTGGTGGTCACGGAGGCGGGCTTCGGGTCAGAGCTCGGCGCGGAGAAGTTCTTCGACATCAAGTGCCGCATCGCAAAGCTTACGCCGAGCGCCGCCGTGATCGTCGCGACGACACGGGCCATGAGGTATCAGGGATATGACTCGCTCGCGAAGGGCATGGATAATCTGAGAAAACATATCGAAAATGTCCGCCACTTTGGAATCCCGATCGTGGTCGCCGTCAACCGCTTCGAGGGAGATAGCAGGCGGGATTTAACGGCGATCATCTCTGCCTGCCACCGTGCGGGGGTGCGGGCCGCCATCTCAACCGTTCACGAGAAAGGAGGACAGGGGGGCATCGCGCTCGCCGAAGCGGTCCTCGAGGCGGTTGAAAAAAACAGGGCTCAATTTAAATTCCTCTACCCGCTGAATCTCCCCATAAAAAAGAAGATTGAACTCATCGCCCATGAGATGTACGGCGCGAAGGGTGTTGACTATGAGCTCTCGGCCAACCTGGATATCCAGCGCATCGAGAAACTGGGCTACGGCAACCTCTCGGTATGCATGGCAAAGACACAGAAATCCCTCTCGGACGATCCCGCGGTCCGGGGGCGACCGAGGAATTTCAGCATAAATGTCAACCAGGTCAGGCTCGCCGCGGGGGCGGGCTTCGTCGTCGCCATAATCGGCAACATCATGACGATGCCGGGCCTCCCCAAATACCCCGCCGCCGAGCGGATAAAGATAGACCGATCTGGAAGAGTGCTCGGCCTCTCCTAA